The proteins below come from a single Tissierella sp. MB52-C2 genomic window:
- a CDS encoding 2-oxoacid:acceptor oxidoreductase subunit alpha: protein MADKTIKLMQGNEACVEGAIAAGMRFYAGYPITPSTEIAELSAEKLPKIGGKFIQMEDEIAGISAVIGASIAGEKVMTATSGPGFSLKQEGLGYAVITEAPCVIVNVQRGGPSTGLPTAPAQGEIMQARWGTHGDHSIIALYPWSVKEIYNTTIKAFNLAEKYRTPVILLMDEVIAHMREKIEIPNNTELEVYNRKKPTCSPENYKPYEVKEGDLVPEMAGFGEGYRFHVTGLVHSESGFPSGNEKVAENLINRLIDKIEDNKDDIVEVSEYLTEDSDIAIVAFGATARSAKSAVDTLREDGIKAGLFRPITIWPLAEKELLELSKKVKRIVVVEMNMGQYYLEVDRIAGKFTKVEKYGRLNGELITPEEIISFVKEDQYAKSTN from the coding sequence ATGGCTGATAAAACGATTAAATTAATGCAAGGAAATGAAGCTTGTGTAGAAGGTGCTATAGCTGCTGGTATGAGATTTTATGCAGGATATCCTATTACCCCATCTACTGAAATTGCAGAATTATCTGCAGAGAAACTGCCTAAAATAGGTGGTAAATTCATTCAGATGGAAGATGAAATAGCAGGTATTTCTGCCGTTATAGGTGCTTCCATAGCTGGAGAGAAGGTCATGACAGCAACTAGTGGTCCAGGATTTTCTTTAAAGCAAGAAGGCTTAGGTTATGCAGTTATAACTGAAGCACCATGTGTAATAGTCAATGTACAAAGAGGTGGACCAAGTACTGGATTACCTACTGCTCCTGCTCAAGGAGAGATTATGCAAGCAAGATGGGGAACTCATGGTGATCATTCTATTATAGCCTTATATCCTTGGTCAGTTAAAGAAATATATAATACTACTATTAAAGCATTTAACTTGGCAGAAAAATATAGAACTCCAGTTATTCTTTTAATGGATGAAGTTATTGCCCATATGAGAGAAAAAATTGAGATACCTAATAATACTGAATTAGAAGTATATAATAGGAAAAAACCAACTTGTTCACCAGAAAACTATAAGCCTTATGAAGTCAAAGAAGGGGATCTGGTTCCAGAAATGGCTGGATTTGGTGAAGGATATAGGTTCCATGTGACGGGATTAGTACATAGTGAATCAGGTTTCCCCTCTGGAAATGAAAAGGTAGCAGAAAACTTAATCAACAGACTAATAGATAAAATAGAAGATAATAAGGATGATATAGTTGAAGTAAGCGAATACCTTACTGAGGATTCAGATATTGCCATAGTAGCCTTTGGTGCAACAGCACGTTCTGCTAAATCAGCAGTAGATACCTTAAGAGAAGATGGTATAAAGGCAGGGTTATTTAGACCTATAACAATTTGGCCATTAGCTGAAAAAGAATTACTTGAGCTATCAAAGAAAGTAAAACGTATAGTAGTAGTAGAGATGAACATGGGACAATATTATTTAGAAGTTGATAGAATTGCCGGTAAGTTTACTAAAGTAGAGAAATACGGACGTCTTAATGGGGAGCTAATAACTCCTGAAGAGATTATTTCTTTTGTTAAGGAGGATCAATATGCCAAGTCAACTAATTAA
- the cmk gene encoding (d)CMP kinase, with product MNKNITIAIDGPAGAGKSTVAKKIAEILSFEYIDTGAMYRALTFKVLNLGLDPKSVDDVIDTMKSTSIDFRNNHIYLDNVQIDREIRENIINQNVSYVAKIKEVREGMVKIQRELAKTKSVVMDGRDIATVVFPNADFKFFITASVEERANRRYKELIEKGEKDISYENIKKEIESRDKIDSTREIAPLVESKDAYRLDTTDKTIDECVEEIISIVSSGR from the coding sequence ATGAATAAGAATATTACAATTGCCATAGATGGACCAGCAGGGGCAGGCAAAAGTACAGTTGCAAAGAAAATAGCAGAGATTTTATCTTTTGAATATATAGATACAGGTGCGATGTATAGAGCTTTAACTTTTAAGGTATTAAATTTAGGTTTAGATCCTAAATCTGTTGATGATGTTATAGATACCATGAAAAGTACTTCGATTGATTTTAGAAATAATCATATTTACCTCGATAACGTTCAAATAGATAGAGAAATAAGAGAAAACATTATAAATCAAAATGTTTCCTATGTTGCTAAAATCAAAGAAGTAAGAGAAGGAATGGTAAAGATTCAGCGCGAATTAGCTAAAACCAAATCAGTAGTTATGGACGGTAGAGATATAGCTACAGTAGTTTTTCCCAATGCAGACTTTAAGTTTTTTATTACTGCAAGTGTTGAAGAAAGAGCTAATAGAAGATATAAAGAACTTATTGAAAAAGGTGAAAAAGATATATCATATGAAAATATAAAAAAAGAAATAGAATCTAGAGATAAAATAGATAGTACAAGAGAAATCGCCCCTTTAGTAGAGAGTAAGGATGCTTATAGATTAGATACTACCGATAAAACTATAGATGAATGTGTAGAAGAAATAATTTCAATAGTCAGTAGTGGGAGGTAG
- a CDS encoding class I SAM-dependent methyltransferase has translation MRYSEIINTLKIVKDMIYKCVKDGQVVVDCTVGNGNDTILLARLVGKTGRVYGFDIQKKALDITKESLACENLDNDVRLIHDGHENIDLYIKEKVDFIIYNLGYLPKGNKNIKTNKDTTLKSLRKAINILNDNGIILITCYIGHEGGLEEKEEVERFLKSLDQKQFNVVKYDFINQINYPPILYGVEKSKTRRE, from the coding sequence ATGAGGTATAGTGAAATTATAAATACTTTAAAGATAGTTAAAGATATGATTTATAAATGCGTGAAAGATGGACAAGTTGTAGTAGATTGCACCGTAGGTAATGGAAATGATACTATATTACTGGCAAGACTAGTAGGAAAAACTGGAAGAGTATATGGTTTTGATATTCAAAAAAAAGCTTTAGATATAACAAAAGAAAGTTTAGCTTGTGAAAACCTAGACAATGATGTAAGATTAATACATGATGGTCATGAAAACATTGATTTATATATTAAAGAAAAAGTTGATTTTATTATATATAATTTAGGGTATCTACCAAAGGGTAATAAAAATATAAAGACTAATAAAGATACTACTCTTAAATCTTTACGAAAGGCAATAAATATATTAAATGATAATGGTATAATATTGATTACTTGTTATATTGGACATGAAGGTGGTTTAGAGGAAAAAGAAGAAGTGGAAAGATTCTTAAAGAGTTTAGACCAAAAACAATTTAATGTAGTAAAATATGATTTTATTAATCAAATAAATTATCCGCCTATTTTATATGGCGTAGAGAAATCTAAAACTAGGAGGGAGTAA
- a CDS encoding oxaloacetate decarboxylase subunit alpha, translated as MSGIKITDTILRDAHQSLIATRMKLEDMLPIAEKLDNVGFYALEVWGGATFDSCLRFLNEDPWERLRALRKAFKKTKLQMLLRGQNLLGYRHYPDDVVEEFVKKSIENGIDIIRVFDALNDLRNIKTSIEATKKYGGHAQAAISYTTSPIHNTAYYVELAKDMEKMGVDSICIKDMSGILLPYAAETLVKEMKKVVKVPIEIHSHFTSGLANQTYMKAIEAGADIIDTAISPLGNGTSQPATEPMIASLQGSPYYPEDINMELLLEVSDYFKKLRDKYLEEGLLNTKVLNVDVNTLVYQVPGGMLSNLVSQLKTQGKEDKFDEVLQEVPRVREDFGYPPLVTPMSQMVGTQAVFNVILGERYKMVPTEAKNYVKGLYGKPTLPISEEIRKKIIGDEEVFTGRPADLMEPQLKEFRDEIKQYIEQEEDILTYALFPQIAIEFFKQRQAAKYKIENDLLNQEYQTHPV; from the coding sequence ATGTCAGGCATAAAGATTACAGATACAATTTTAAGAGATGCACATCAGTCTTTAATAGCCACAAGAATGAAACTAGAGGATATGCTGCCTATAGCAGAAAAACTTGATAATGTTGGGTTTTATGCTCTTGAAGTATGGGGAGGAGCTACCTTTGATTCTTGTTTAAGATTTTTAAATGAAGATCCTTGGGAAAGATTAAGAGCATTAAGAAAGGCTTTTAAAAAGACAAAGCTTCAAATGTTATTAAGAGGACAAAACCTTTTAGGATATAGACATTATCCAGATGATGTTGTAGAAGAGTTTGTTAAAAAGTCGATAGAAAATGGTATAGATATTATTAGAGTATTTGATGCATTAAATGATCTTAGAAATATAAAAACATCTATAGAAGCTACGAAAAAATACGGTGGTCATGCACAGGCTGCTATTTCATACACTACTAGCCCTATACACAATACTGCTTATTATGTAGAGTTAGCTAAAGATATGGAAAAAATGGGTGTAGATTCTATATGTATTAAAGATATGTCAGGTATTTTATTACCTTATGCAGCTGAAACATTAGTTAAGGAAATGAAAAAAGTTGTGAAAGTTCCTATAGAAATTCATTCACACTTTACTAGTGGGTTGGCAAATCAAACTTATATGAAAGCTATAGAAGCTGGAGCAGATATAATAGATACGGCGATTTCACCATTGGGAAATGGAACTTCTCAGCCGGCTACTGAACCAATGATTGCATCATTACAAGGTTCTCCATATTATCCAGAGGATATTAATATGGAATTATTACTAGAAGTTTCAGATTACTTTAAGAAGTTAAGAGACAAGTATTTAGAGGAAGGTCTACTTAATACTAAGGTGTTAAATGTAGATGTAAATACTTTAGTATATCAAGTACCAGGTGGAATGCTTTCAAACTTAGTATCTCAGTTAAAAACTCAAGGGAAAGAAGATAAATTTGATGAAGTATTACAGGAAGTACCTAGAGTAAGGGAAGATTTTGGTTATCCGCCTTTAGTAACTCCAATGAGTCAAATGGTAGGAACTCAAGCAGTATTTAATGTTATACTTGGAGAAAGATATAAAATGGTTCCAACAGAGGCTAAAAATTATGTTAAGGGTTTGTATGGAAAACCTACTCTACCTATTTCTGAAGAAATTAGAAAGAAGATAATAGGAGACGAAGAAGTATTTACAGGTAGACCTGCTGATTTAATGGAGCCACAATTAAAAGAATTTAGAGATGAAATAAAACAATATATTGAGCAAGAGGAAGATATATTGACATATGCATTATTCCCACAGATTGCCATAGAGTTTTTTAAACAAAGACAGGCAGCAAAATATAAAATAGAAAATGATTTATTAAATCAAGAATATCAAACTCATCCAGTATAA
- a CDS encoding MurR/RpiR family transcriptional regulator, which translates to MEMYVDLIKNIQNSFNSLSKGQRLIAEFIINNYDKAAFMTAAALGEAVNVSESTVVRFANTLGYDGYRELQKELQELVKNKLTTVQRLTMVNKYSSKESALKKVMEKDTANIEKTINEIEYGAFQEATDLILQAENVYILGLRSSSFLAGYLGFYLNFLIKRVAVITSGPNDVFEQLLKADSKDVIIGISYPRYSKRTLEALEFCKDKECKIISITDSLLSPASKYADIALIASSDMLSFVDSLVAPMSLINALIVTIGMEKRDDIQSSFEDLESIWKRFNVYNINNKESSNKNDI; encoded by the coding sequence ATGGAGATGTATGTTGATTTGATTAAAAATATTCAAAATAGCTTTAATAGCTTAAGTAAAGGGCAAAGGCTTATAGCTGAATTTATTATAAATAATTATGATAAAGCAGCTTTCATGACTGCTGCAGCTCTTGGAGAAGCAGTTAACGTAAGTGAATCTACCGTCGTAAGATTTGCAAATACATTGGGTTACGATGGATACAGAGAACTCCAGAAGGAATTGCAGGAACTAGTTAAAAATAAACTCACCACAGTTCAAAGACTTACAATGGTGAATAAATATTCAAGCAAAGAAAGTGCATTGAAAAAAGTCATGGAAAAGGATACAGCAAATATAGAAAAGACTATAAATGAAATAGAATATGGTGCATTTCAAGAAGCCACAGACTTAATATTGCAGGCAGAAAATGTTTATATTCTTGGATTAAGATCCTCATCATTTTTAGCAGGATACTTAGGATTTTATCTTAATTTTTTAATTAAAAGAGTTGCGGTAATTACTTCAGGGCCTAATGATGTATTTGAACAATTATTAAAGGCTGATTCAAAAGATGTAATTATTGGAATTAGTTATCCAAGATATTCTAAAAGAACTCTAGAAGCTTTAGAATTTTGCAAGGACAAAGAATGTAAAATTATTAGTATAACTGATAGTTTACTTTCTCCGGCTTCTAAGTATGCTGATATTGCATTGATTGCCAGTAGTGATATGCTTTCCTTTGTAGACTCATTAGTAGCTCCAATGAGTCTAATAAATGCCTTAATAGTAACCATTGGTATGGAAAAAAGAGACGATATACAATCATCCTTTGAAGACCTAGAAAGCATATGGAAAAGATTTAATGTATACAACATAAATAATAAAGAATCATCAAATAAAAACGATATTTAA
- a CDS encoding D-alanyl-D-alanine carboxypeptidase family protein — translation MKKKICLIIIIIMTLSSSIVFGQELSLSGQSYILMDAETGRVLYERNAHKKMPMASTTKIMTALVALENGKLDDKIVAKGECIGVEGSSIYLKEGEVISLKDMLYGLMLRSGNDSSVAIANHIGGSLDGFVSLMNKKAESIGAVNTNFANPHGLHDDSHYSTAYDLALITKEAFSYEEFGNIVKSKSYTADREENNYFYNKNKTLWEYTGGDGVKTGYTMRSGRCLVSSATRNGMHLIAVSLNAGDWFNDNYKLLNYGFDNYSRLFVYDNNQFIERIDVENGNRDYLNLVTENSFFYPFKEGERESIKLSIDVPDTIEAPIEKGDKIGSIYTYLDGKLVHEGNLVAKSTIKRINKLEKLLNNLKIK, via the coding sequence ATGAAGAAAAAAATATGTCTTATTATAATTATAATAATGACTTTAAGCTCTAGTATAGTGTTTGGTCAAGAGTTGAGCTTAAGCGGACAATCATATATATTAATGGATGCTGAGACTGGAAGAGTTTTGTATGAAAGAAATGCACATAAAAAGATGCCTATGGCAAGTACTACTAAGATAATGACTGCTTTAGTTGCCTTAGAAAATGGAAAATTAGATGATAAAATAGTTGCCAAGGGTGAGTGTATTGGAGTAGAAGGATCTAGTATATATCTAAAAGAAGGAGAAGTTATTTCATTAAAGGATATGCTCTATGGATTGATGTTAAGATCAGGAAATGATTCATCTGTAGCTATTGCCAATCATATAGGAGGTTCTTTAGATGGCTTTGTATCTTTAATGAATAAAAAAGCAGAGTCCATAGGAGCAGTAAATACTAATTTTGCTAACCCACATGGATTACATGACGATTCACATTATTCCACAGCATATGATTTGGCGTTAATAACCAAAGAAGCCTTTTCCTATGAAGAATTTGGCAATATAGTAAAGTCTAAATCCTATACTGCAGATAGAGAGGAAAACAATTATTTTTACAATAAAAATAAAACTCTTTGGGAATATACTGGTGGAGATGGGGTAAAAACTGGATATACTATGAGATCAGGTAGGTGTTTAGTTTCATCTGCTACGAGGAACGGTATGCATCTTATAGCTGTATCTTTAAATGCAGGGGATTGGTTTAATGATAATTATAAGTTATTAAACTATGGATTCGATAATTATAGTAGATTATTTGTATATGATAATAATCAGTTTATTGAAAGAATTGATGTTGAAAACGGAAATAGAGATTATCTCAACCTAGTCACTGAAAACAGCTTTTTTTATCCTTTTAAAGAAGGGGAAAGAGAAAGCATAAAGCTTAGTATCGATGTACCTGATACTATAGAAGCACCCATAGAAAAAGGAGATAAAATAGGATCCATTTATACTTATCTTGATGGCAAACTAGTACACGAAGGTAATTTAGTGGCAAAGTCAACTATAAAGAGAATCAATAAATTGGAAAAACTCCTTAATAATCTTAAAATCAAATAA
- a CDS encoding 2-oxoacid:acceptor oxidoreductase family protein: MVRQELRLTGSGGQGLILAGIILAEAALYDGMNVVQSQSYGPEARGGASKAEVIISEEKINYPKVNDCDIMLTLTQVACDKYIQSLKSGGVLIMDKSLERLPERDDIKIYRVPILETAIDKLGKPMVANIIALGSIYELTKIVTRDSLERAVLDRVPRGTEELNKRALEEGFNLIAEHKEDCYGDVC, from the coding sequence ATGGTACGTCAAGAGTTAAGATTAACTGGTTCAGGAGGTCAAGGACTTATACTAGCAGGAATTATATTAGCAGAAGCAGCCTTATATGATGGTATGAATGTAGTTCAATCTCAATCTTACGGTCCTGAAGCTAGAGGGGGAGCCAGTAAAGCTGAAGTAATAATTAGCGAAGAAAAAATAAATTATCCCAAGGTTAATGATTGTGATATAATGCTTACTTTAACACAGGTTGCCTGTGATAAATATATACAATCATTAAAATCAGGCGGAGTATTAATAATGGATAAATCTTTAGAGAGATTACCTGAAAGAGATGATATAAAAATATATAGAGTTCCTATATTAGAAACTGCAATAGATAAGCTTGGTAAGCCAATGGTAGCTAATATAATAGCTTTGGGCAGCATATATGAGCTAACTAAAATAGTAACAAGAGATTCTCTTGAAAGGGCTGTACTTGATAGGGTACCAAGGGGCACAGAAGAGCTTAATAAAAGAGCCTTAGAAGAAGGCTTTAATCTAATAGCGGAACATAAGGAAGATTGTTATGGAGATGTATGTTGA
- a CDS encoding pseudouridine synthase: protein MRLQKYIALCGISSRRKAEQLIIDGKVMVNNKVITELGTTIDPNKDVVKVDNKKIKAEKNKVYIMLNKPIGFVTTLKDEKDRKIVTDLIEGVKERIYPVGRLDADTTGLLLLTNDGDMAYKLTHPSNEIMKKYIAIVEGVPNKAELEKFRRGLVIDGKKTSNAYIKIAKRYDTESILEIVIHEGRNRQVKKMCEAINHPVKKLKRVSIGEIQIGGLDIGNWRYLDDEEIKYLRSI, encoded by the coding sequence ATGAGACTACAAAAATATATTGCATTATGTGGAATAAGTTCAAGAAGAAAAGCAGAACAATTAATAATAGATGGTAAAGTAATGGTAAACAATAAAGTAATTACAGAATTAGGAACTACAATAGATCCTAATAAGGACGTAGTTAAAGTAGATAATAAGAAAATAAAGGCAGAAAAAAATAAGGTTTATATTATGTTAAATAAACCTATTGGATTTGTAACTACTTTAAAAGATGAAAAAGATAGGAAGATAGTTACAGATTTAATAGAGGGTGTCAAAGAAAGAATTTATCCAGTAGGAAGGTTGGATGCTGATACTACTGGATTGCTTTTATTGACAAATGATGGAGATATGGCATATAAGCTTACTCATCCAAGTAACGAGATAATGAAAAAGTATATAGCCATAGTAGAAGGAGTTCCAAATAAGGCTGAATTAGAAAAGTTTAGACGTGGATTAGTGATAGATGGAAAGAAGACTTCTAATGCATATATAAAAATAGCGAAAAGATATGATACTGAATCTATTCTTGAGATTGTAATCCATGAAGGTAGAAATAGACAAGTAAAGAAAATGTGTGAGGCGATAAATCATCCTGTTAAAAAACTAAAAAGAGTTTCCATAGGAGAAATCCAAATAGGTGGTTTAGATATAGGAAATTGGAGATATTTAGACGATGAAGAAATCAAATATTTAAGAAGCATATAA
- a CDS encoding NAD(P)/FAD-dependent oxidoreductase, whose amino-acid sequence MNKSEKIGIIGAGPAGIIAAGIAGSRGKDVTLIEKNERIGKKLFITGKGRCNITNDSPIEDFFDNVMKNKNFLYSGFYSFSNIDILNLLHGYGLRTKVERGNRVFPQSDKSSDVIKALQKFLDHNNVNLVLNTNVTSIYYNNSKFIIKSNDKEMSFDKLIIAAGGASYPATGSTGDGYKFSKRLGHKITELKPSLVPIEVNEEWIKELQGLSLKNVTISAYAKNKLLYNEFGEMIFTHYGVSGPIVLSMSNSLHNYTNGKIDLKIDLKPALDEKKLDDRILRDFQIYNNKYIRNALDDLLPQRLIPTIISLSDIDPEKTVNQITKEERTRLLNNIKGLTFTFKSFRPIEEAIITSGGVSTKEINPSTMESKLISGLYFAGEVIDVDALTGGYNLQIAYSTGYLAGSNI is encoded by the coding sequence ATGAACAAAAGTGAAAAAATAGGAATAATAGGAGCAGGACCAGCTGGAATAATAGCGGCAGGAATTGCAGGATCTCGAGGAAAAGATGTTACTTTAATTGAAAAAAATGAAAGAATAGGTAAAAAGCTTTTTATTACAGGGAAGGGCAGATGTAATATTACTAATGATTCTCCAATTGAAGATTTTTTTGATAATGTAATGAAGAACAAGAATTTTCTATACAGTGGGTTTTATAGCTTTAGCAATATAGATATACTAAATTTACTTCATGGCTATGGATTAAGAACAAAAGTAGAAAGAGGAAATAGAGTATTTCCACAAAGTGATAAATCATCTGATGTAATTAAAGCTTTACAGAAATTCTTAGATCATAATAATGTCAATCTAGTTTTAAATACAAATGTAACATCAATTTATTACAATAATTCCAAATTCATAATAAAATCAAATGATAAGGAAATGAGTTTCGATAAGTTAATAATTGCTGCTGGAGGGGCTTCTTATCCTGCAACTGGTTCAACGGGAGATGGATATAAGTTTTCTAAGAGATTAGGCCATAAGATTACTGAGTTAAAACCATCCTTAGTTCCTATTGAAGTCAATGAAGAATGGATTAAAGAATTACAAGGCTTATCTCTCAAAAATGTAACTATATCTGCATATGCAAAAAATAAGCTTTTATATAATGAATTTGGCGAAATGATTTTCACCCACTATGGTGTTTCAGGTCCTATTGTATTATCTATGAGTAATTCTTTGCATAACTATACAAATGGCAAGATTGATTTAAAAATTGACTTAAAACCAGCATTAGATGAAAAAAAATTAGACGACAGAATATTAAGAGATTTTCAGATATACAATAATAAATATATAAGAAATGCATTGGATGATTTATTGCCTCAAAGGCTAATACCGACTATAATATCTTTGTCCGATATAGACCCAGAGAAGACAGTAAATCAAATTACTAAGGAGGAAAGAACAAGGCTATTAAATAATATAAAGGGGCTTACCTTTACATTCAAGTCCTTTAGACCAATAGAAGAAGCCATAATTACATCAGGAGGAGTATCTACTAAGGAGATAAATCCATCTACCATGGAATCAAAATTAATTTCAGGACTATATTTTGCTGGAGAAGTTATTGATGTTGATGCTTTAACAGGTGGGTACAATTTACAAATTGCTTATTCCACAGGCTATTTAGCTGGAAGTAATATATAA
- the aroH gene encoding chorismate mutase gives MKIVSIRGAITVKENSVENILDSTKELLTEIEKQNNLDRAKVVSIIFSCTYDLDKVYPARAARDMGYIHVGLMCFNEMKVEGNLKKCIRIMIIYNSDISQEDIKHIYLRDAKVLRPDLSNNP, from the coding sequence ATGAAAATTGTATCTATTCGAGGTGCCATTACAGTAAAAGAAAATTCAGTTGAAAATATATTAGATAGTACTAAGGAGTTATTAACTGAAATCGAAAAGCAAAATAATTTAGATAGGGCAAAGGTTGTCAGTATAATATTTTCTTGTACTTATGATTTAGATAAAGTATATCCTGCTAGAGCTGCTAGAGATATGGGCTATATTCATGTGGGACTTATGTGTTTTAATGAGATGAAAGTAGAAGGAAACCTCAAAAAATGCATTAGAATAATGATTATTTATAATTCTGATATATCTCAAGAAGATATTAAACATATCTATTTGCGGGATGCAAAAGTTTTAAGACCTGATTTATCAAACAATCCTTAA
- a CDS encoding 4Fe-4S binding protein, with product MPTKTDKSLTVDKNWCKGCGICVAFCPKSVLEMKDGKVNIKDLESCIQCGQCELRCPDFAIYLGGK from the coding sequence TTGCCAACCAAGACTGATAAATCTCTTACAGTAGATAAAAACTGGTGTAAAGGCTGTGGAATATGTGTTGCATTTTGTCCTAAAAGTGTACTTGAGATGAAAGATGGCAAGGTTAATATTAAGGATTTAGAATCATGTATACAATGTGGACAGTGTGAGCTTAGATGTCCTGATTTTGCTATTTATTTGGGAGGTAAATAA
- a CDS encoding histidine phosphatase family protein, producing MTKIFLIRHGQSEWNKLNKIQGQKNTILTELGEKQAAHMGNRLIEENIDIIYSSDLKRAYDTAKIISNIINKPLISSEAIREINFGQWEGLNTEELQEKYKNQYRTWTKEPDKLNMDGAETLEDLKHRGMKYIENIVKENQNKNIAIVSHGVMLKVIILGLLGVEMSHYKNISLNNVSLSIVECRTYNNVLTLLNDTSHLKELI from the coding sequence TTGACTAAAATATTTTTAATAAGACATGGACAATCAGAATGGAATAAATTGAATAAAATTCAAGGACAGAAAAATACCATATTAACAGAACTTGGAGAAAAACAAGCTGCCCATATGGGAAATAGGTTAATTGAGGAAAACATAGACATAATATATAGTAGTGATTTAAAGAGAGCCTATGATACGGCGAAAATCATATCTAATATAATAAATAAACCTCTAATATCTAGCGAAGCCATTAGAGAAATAAACTTTGGACAATGGGAAGGCTTAAATACAGAGGAACTACAAGAGAAGTATAAAAATCAGTATCGCACATGGACTAAAGAACCAGATAAATTAAATATGGATGGAGCTGAAACTCTAGAGGATTTAAAGCATAGGGGTATGAAATATATAGAAAATATAGTTAAGGAAAATCAAAATAAAAATATTGCAATAGTGTCTCACGGAGTTATGTTAAAGGTCATTATTCTAGGATTGCTAGGTGTTGAGATGTCACATTATAAAAATATATCTTTAAATAATGTATCCCTTAGTATAGTAGAGTGTAGAACTTATAATAATGTCCTAACATTATTAAATGATACTTCACATTTAAAGGAGCTAATATAA
- a CDS encoding 2-oxoacid:ferredoxin oxidoreductase subunit beta has translation MPSQLINEFFRTENLPHIWCPGCGNGIVTRAIVKAIDNLGLDKDKVCVVSGIGCSSRASGYLDFNTMHTTHGRALAFATGIKLAKPELTVIVITGDGDCSAIGGNHLIHAARRNIDITTIVFNNSTYGMTGGQYSPTTPTGDKGTTAPYGNIDMNFDLCELAKAAGGTYVSRGTIFTANMLIKQVEEGIKNKGFSFIEALTTCPTYYGRKNKKGEAVDMMNYLKENAINIAAYDKLTDEQKDGKFVVGELYKNTRAEYVEEYQKIIESFSKER, from the coding sequence ATGCCAAGTCAACTAATTAATGAATTTTTTAGAACGGAAAATTTACCGCATATATGGTGTCCAGGTTGTGGTAATGGTATAGTTACAAGAGCTATAGTTAAGGCAATTGATAATTTGGGATTAGATAAAGATAAAGTATGTGTAGTATCTGGAATAGGATGTTCTTCAAGGGCTTCAGGATATTTAGATTTTAACACTATGCACACTACTCATGGCAGGGCTCTAGCTTTTGCTACAGGAATAAAACTTGCAAAGCCAGAATTAACAGTAATAGTTATAACAGGAGATGGAGATTGTTCTGCCATAGGCGGAAATCATTTAATTCATGCAGCAAGGAGAAATATAGATATAACTACTATTGTATTCAATAATAGTACTTATGGAATGACAGGGGGACAATATTCTCCTACTACTCCTACTGGAGATAAGGGAACCACAGCACCTTATGGAAATATTGATATGAATTTTGACCTATGCGAGCTTGCAAAAGCGGCAGGTGGAACTTATGTAAGTAGAGGAACTATATTTACTGCAAATATGTTAATTAAACAAGTAGAGGAAGGAATTAAGAATAAGGGATTCTCTTTTATAGAGGCTCTTACGACTTGCCCTACTTATTATGGTAGAAAGAATAAAAAGGGTGAAGCTGTGGATATGATGAATTATTTAAAAGAAAATGCCATAAATATTGCAGCATATGATAAATTAACAGATGAACAGAAAGATGGTAAATTTGTGGTTGGTGAGTTATATAAAAACACTAGAGCTGAGTATGTTGAAGAATATCAAAAAATAATTGAATCTTTTTCAAAGGAGCGATAA